From a single Streptomyces sp. NBC_01264 genomic region:
- a CDS encoding NADPH-dependent FMN reductase gives MTTAHASTHASTPASAPGEDAPLRVAVILGSVREGRQGPAVADWFLGAAGALGGLDLDLIDLADIDLPLVMPGWGGSPSPQAAAALAQVSPRLAAADAFVVVTPEYNHSFPAVLKNLIDWHREEWHAKPAGFVSYGGLGGGLRAVEQLRLVFAELHAVTVRDSVSLHGPWSGLGPDGVPRDTAVAEGAVKGMLGQLSWWGRALRTARTSRPYQG, from the coding sequence ATGACGACCGCTCACGCTTCCACCCACGCTTCCACCCCCGCTTCCGCCCCCGGCGAGGACGCGCCGCTGCGCGTCGCCGTCATCCTCGGCAGCGTCCGCGAGGGCCGTCAGGGCCCCGCCGTCGCCGACTGGTTCCTCGGCGCGGCCGGCGCCCTCGGCGGCCTGGACCTCGACCTCATCGACCTCGCCGACATCGACCTGCCGCTGGTCATGCCCGGCTGGGGCGGCTCCCCGAGCCCGCAGGCGGCCGCAGCCCTCGCGCAGGTCAGCCCGCGACTGGCCGCCGCCGACGCCTTCGTCGTCGTCACCCCCGAGTACAACCACAGCTTCCCGGCGGTACTGAAGAACCTCATCGACTGGCACCGCGAGGAATGGCACGCCAAGCCCGCCGGCTTCGTCTCCTACGGCGGCCTCGGCGGCGGCCTGCGCGCCGTCGAGCAGCTCCGGCTGGTCTTCGCCGAGCTGCACGCCGTGACCGTGCGCGACTCCGTCAGCCTGCACGGGCCGTGGTCCGGGCTCGGCCCGGACGGCGTTCCGCGTGACACCGCCGTGGCCGAGGGCGCCGTCAAGGGGATGCTCGGCCAGCTGAGCTGGTGGGGACGCGCGCTGCGCACCGCCCGCACGAGCCGCCCGTACCAGGGCTGA
- a CDS encoding TetR/AcrR family transcriptional regulator, with protein MSSATSAKNKKLEKQVAIASASCRVFGREGYTRATVDELAAAAGISTRTLYNHFPGGKAMLFAAVVTWTSGQVRDAQIAQIAAALDPERPPRPEDLERDLVAFAHRVIGLMTDYADHFALVRHIHAEADHVPPEVLEAWVNAGPGPVSRALADALAGLDAAGLIDVRGDAMLAGAHFMALTSHSISQLSHYGVLPLPKEQTDHLISGGVGAFLRAYRAN; from the coding sequence GTGAGCAGCGCAACCAGTGCCAAGAACAAGAAGCTGGAGAAGCAGGTCGCCATCGCGAGCGCGTCCTGCAGGGTCTTCGGCCGTGAGGGCTACACCCGGGCGACGGTCGACGAGCTCGCCGCCGCGGCCGGCATCTCGACCCGCACGCTCTACAACCACTTCCCGGGCGGCAAGGCGATGCTCTTCGCCGCCGTCGTCACCTGGACCTCGGGGCAGGTCCGCGACGCCCAGATCGCCCAGATCGCAGCCGCCCTGGACCCCGAACGCCCGCCCCGCCCCGAGGATCTGGAGCGGGACCTCGTCGCCTTCGCGCACCGGGTCATCGGGCTCATGACCGACTACGCCGACCACTTCGCGCTCGTCCGCCACATCCACGCCGAAGCCGACCACGTGCCGCCGGAGGTGCTGGAGGCCTGGGTGAACGCCGGCCCGGGCCCGGTGTCCCGGGCGCTCGCGGACGCGCTGGCGGGCCTCGATGCCGCCGGGCTGATCGACGTACGCGGTGACGCGATGCTGGCCGGCGCCCACTTCATGGCGCTGACCTCGCACTCCATCTCGCAGCTCTCCCACTACGGGGTCCTGCCCCTCCCCAAGGAGCAGACCGACCACCTGATCTCGGGCGGCGTGGGCGCCTTCCTGCGGGCCTATCGGGCCAATTGA
- a CDS encoding ATP-binding protein: MEELAALAAAAAAQFVGLAVSDGWESAKGRLAGFFGRRGGEADAAATGEAATGEAAGEAEALAEGAAGPAELAVVDGLAEGGRDAWRGGLLRVLLERPGAEAELRALLGELGGPRHAGGQPGLVVNSGAQYGLYQGAVINGGVNYHVTAPETPEVPDEIPALRTRFHNRTGELAAIDGLIPEGTDHVGVLLLGGTPGVGKTATATRWAHRSRPRFPDGQLYVDFAALRGPSGGADVSAAVGMCLRSLGVGEDYLPHSLAERTRLYRKRSQGRRMLLMLDDVSDPAQVRALMPQGAGSALVVTSSSARLTELFADGAVPLDLEPLDTASALLILADRCGERVTAAEPGAAERLVALCGGLPVALHIVAARLLATRRLTPAGLADELADESRRLTAMSLRGERTVSVSAVFDSAYLQLEPEEARLYRLLGLLPGRSFDAATAAAAAGLGVRETESLLDVLQDARLLEYGPAGQGRYHLHDLVRLHARERAAAEEGPGGHRDLVERVARHYVVRVGHADRAVRAERLRIADFDPGPEPSPFPGGADGRARALEWLEAERAGIVALLREASALGLRTPVWQLAEGFTALFLYRRHLGDWRESLELGAEAAAEDLVPAAEARLRSMLSRPLMDLGEAARARTELDKAVACAEVSGRTVLRASVMEFLGRYLDRVEPVRAIEAYERSLALNTEAGEARGAAIALFFLGCAQDAAGDPARALETLTRAREAFLAGAEPDRRMAARAAVALGRAHDRLGESARAVAVLRQAVRALAEQGATHYEAEALLALADMAERPGGDRSDLAADLARALEIHEAGGSPLAEALRERLRAALEA, from the coding sequence GTGGAGGAGTTGGCGGCGCTGGCCGCGGCGGCGGCCGCGCAGTTCGTGGGACTGGCGGTCTCCGACGGCTGGGAGTCGGCCAAGGGCCGGCTCGCGGGCTTCTTCGGCCGGCGGGGCGGGGAGGCGGACGCGGCGGCCACCGGGGAGGCGGCCACCGGGGAAGCCGCCGGGGAAGCCGAAGCGCTCGCCGAAGGGGCCGCGGGCCCGGCGGAGCTCGCCGTCGTCGACGGACTCGCCGAGGGCGGCCGGGACGCGTGGCGCGGCGGACTGCTGCGCGTACTCCTGGAACGACCCGGGGCCGAGGCGGAACTGCGGGCGCTCCTCGGCGAACTCGGCGGACCGCGCCACGCAGGCGGACAGCCGGGCCTCGTGGTCAACTCCGGCGCGCAGTACGGCCTCTACCAGGGCGCCGTCATCAACGGCGGCGTGAACTACCACGTGACGGCTCCGGAAACCCCCGAGGTGCCCGACGAGATCCCCGCGCTGCGCACCCGCTTCCACAACCGCACCGGCGAACTGGCCGCGATCGACGGGCTGATCCCCGAAGGCACCGACCACGTCGGCGTGCTCCTGCTCGGCGGCACGCCCGGTGTCGGCAAGACCGCGACGGCGACCCGCTGGGCGCACCGGTCGCGGCCCCGGTTCCCGGACGGGCAGCTCTACGTGGACTTCGCCGCCCTGCGCGGTCCGTCCGGCGGCGCGGACGTCTCGGCCGCCGTCGGGATGTGCCTGCGGTCCCTGGGGGTCGGGGAGGACTACCTCCCGCACTCCCTGGCCGAGCGCACCCGGCTGTACCGCAAGCGGTCCCAGGGCCGCCGGATGCTGCTCATGCTCGACGACGTCAGCGACCCCGCGCAGGTCAGGGCCCTGATGCCACAGGGTGCGGGCAGCGCCCTGGTGGTCACGAGCAGCAGCGCCCGGCTCACGGAACTCTTCGCCGACGGGGCCGTACCGCTGGACCTGGAGCCGCTGGACACCGCGAGCGCGCTGCTGATTCTCGCCGACCGCTGCGGGGAGCGGGTGACCGCCGCCGAACCCGGGGCGGCCGAGCGGCTCGTCGCACTGTGCGGCGGTCTGCCCGTCGCCCTGCACATCGTGGCGGCCCGGCTGCTGGCCACCCGCCGGCTGACCCCGGCGGGCCTCGCCGACGAACTGGCCGACGAGTCCCGCCGGCTGACCGCGATGTCCCTCCGAGGGGAGCGCACGGTGTCCGTGTCCGCCGTCTTCGATTCCGCCTACCTCCAACTGGAGCCCGAGGAAGCCCGGTTGTACCGCCTGCTGGGCCTGCTGCCCGGCCGGAGCTTCGACGCCGCCACGGCCGCCGCCGCCGCGGGGCTCGGCGTGCGGGAGACCGAGTCACTGCTCGACGTACTCCAGGACGCGCGCCTCCTGGAGTACGGGCCGGCCGGGCAGGGCCGCTACCACCTGCACGACCTCGTACGGCTGCACGCACGCGAGCGCGCCGCGGCCGAGGAGGGCCCCGGGGGCCACCGGGACCTCGTGGAGCGGGTCGCGCGCCACTACGTCGTGCGCGTCGGGCACGCCGACCGGGCCGTCCGCGCCGAGCGGCTGCGCATCGCGGACTTCGACCCCGGTCCGGAGCCGAGCCCCTTCCCCGGCGGGGCGGACGGCCGGGCGAGGGCCCTGGAGTGGCTGGAGGCCGAGCGGGCCGGCATCGTCGCCCTGCTCCGCGAGGCCTCCGCGCTCGGACTGCGCACGCCCGTATGGCAGCTCGCGGAGGGCTTCACGGCGCTGTTCCTGTACCGCCGCCACCTGGGGGACTGGCGGGAATCCCTCGAACTGGGCGCCGAGGCCGCCGCCGAGGATCTCGTACCGGCCGCCGAGGCGCGGCTGCGCAGCATGCTGTCGCGGCCGCTGATGGACCTGGGGGAGGCGGCGCGGGCCCGCACCGAGCTGGACAAGGCCGTGGCCTGCGCCGAGGTGTCCGGCCGGACCGTGCTGCGGGCCTCGGTCATGGAGTTCCTCGGCCGCTACCTGGACCGCGTCGAGCCGGTCCGCGCCATCGAGGCGTACGAGCGCTCGCTGGCGCTGAACACCGAGGCCGGTGAGGCCCGGGGCGCGGCCATCGCGCTGTTCTTCCTCGGCTGCGCCCAGGACGCCGCCGGGGATCCGGCCCGGGCGCTGGAGACGCTGACCCGGGCGCGGGAGGCGTTCCTCGCCGGAGCGGAACCGGACCGGCGGATGGCGGCCCGGGCGGCCGTCGCCCTGGGCCGGGCCCACGACCGGCTCGGGGAGAGCGCGCGGGCGGTGGCCGTACTGCGCCAGGCGGTACGGGCGCTGGCGGAGCAGGGGGCCACGCACTACGAGGCCGAGGCCCTCCTGGCCCTCGCCGACATGGCGGAGCGGCCGGGCGGCGACCGGTCCGACCTCGCGGCGGACCTGGCACGGGCCCTGGAGATCCACGAGGCGGGCGGCAGCCCCCTCGCGGAGGCCCTACGGGAGCGGCTGCGCGCCGCCCTGGAGGCTTAG
- a CDS encoding GNAT family N-acetyltransferase, which translates to MNGRNTAGAAQVAADPGKVVLREAGEADLDTAAELFRGYLEFYEVEIEDPERPRAFLAERLAGGDSFILLAEVPGAGTVGFTQVYPMYSSLAMKPAWLLGDLYVAPAGRRTGAGRALLREVLRRAREAGVSGVQLETAYDNLVAQGLYEAEGFVREEFHMYFHDLSETGSSASGGSVASV; encoded by the coding sequence ATGAACGGTCGGAACACGGCGGGCGCGGCCCAGGTGGCGGCGGACCCGGGCAAGGTGGTCCTGCGCGAGGCGGGCGAAGCGGATCTGGACACCGCCGCCGAGCTCTTCCGCGGCTACCTGGAGTTCTACGAGGTGGAGATCGAGGACCCGGAGCGCCCGCGCGCCTTCCTGGCGGAGCGGCTGGCGGGCGGGGACTCCTTCATCCTGCTCGCCGAGGTCCCGGGTGCGGGCACGGTCGGCTTCACGCAGGTCTACCCGATGTACTCCTCGCTGGCCATGAAGCCCGCGTGGCTCCTGGGCGACCTGTACGTGGCCCCCGCCGGCCGCCGTACGGGCGCCGGCCGCGCGCTGCTGCGCGAGGTGCTGCGCCGGGCGCGGGAGGCCGGGGTCTCGGGCGTGCAGCTGGAGACGGCGTACGACAACCTCGTCGCGCAGGGGCTGTACGAGGCGGAGGGGTTCGTCCGGGAGGAGTTCCACATGTACTTCCACGACCTCTCCGAGACGGGCTCCTCCGCATCAGGCGGATCAGTCGCATCAGTTTGA